A window from Sphingobacterium hotanense encodes these proteins:
- the rfbC gene encoding dTDP-4-dehydrorhamnose 3,5-epimerase → MKAIATALQGCYIIEPQLIGDERGYFFESFNELTFSKTIGQQVRFVQDNQSFSSYGVLRGLHAQAGQHGQAKLVRVLQGEVLDVAVDFRDTSPTFGQHIAVLLSAENKRQLYVPRGFLHGFVVLSDFAEFFYKCDNYYNKASEIGIKYDDPTLAIDWKVPFRDMIISEKDQQLPYLNPINQ, encoded by the coding sequence ATGAAGGCTATAGCGACAGCATTGCAGGGGTGTTATATTATCGAGCCTCAGCTCATTGGTGATGAAAGAGGATATTTCTTTGAGTCGTTCAATGAACTGACCTTTTCCAAGACTATCGGACAGCAGGTGCGTTTTGTGCAGGATAATCAATCGTTCTCGAGCTATGGCGTCTTAAGGGGGCTGCACGCCCAAGCCGGCCAGCATGGACAAGCAAAACTAGTACGTGTTCTGCAAGGCGAAGTGCTGGATGTAGCGGTTGATTTCCGCGATACTTCGCCCACGTTTGGGCAACATATTGCGGTCCTGCTTTCGGCAGAAAACAAAAGGCAGCTTTATGTTCCACGTGGTTTCTTGCACGGTTTTGTTGTGCTCTCCGACTTTGCGGAGTTTTTCTATAAATGCGATAATTATTATAATAAAGCGTCAGAAATAGGAATAAAATATGATGATCCAACCTTGGCGATCGATTGGAAGGTTCCGTTCAGAGACATGATTATCTCCGAAAAAGATCAACAATTACCTTACTTAAACCCAATAAATCAATGA
- a CDS encoding winged helix-turn-helix domain-containing protein, giving the protein MLDSLITSKTRLKLLIKFFVSASNKGYLRGIAEEFNESTNSVRKELNQLTDAGYLTRNQENQRIYYRANVQHPLFESLQNLVRKYLGIDKAVEHVLAKSGDIDQVCLLGDYAKGIDSGTIEVMVLGKDVDIAYLTQLGTKMESLLDKQIKIYFERPVNVQQQIILFQKEDHFGNFKD; this is encoded by the coding sequence ATGTTGGATTCGCTGATCACGTCGAAGACTCGATTAAAATTGCTTATTAAATTTTTTGTCTCCGCATCAAATAAGGGATACTTACGCGGAATAGCTGAGGAGTTTAACGAGTCGACAAATTCCGTGAGAAAAGAACTAAATCAGCTAACGGATGCGGGGTACCTAACCAGAAATCAAGAAAATCAACGAATTTATTACCGTGCTAATGTTCAGCACCCTTTGTTTGAATCGCTACAGAATCTGGTACGAAAGTATTTAGGGATCGATAAAGCGGTTGAACATGTCTTAGCAAAATCGGGTGATATTGATCAGGTTTGTCTTTTAGGCGATTATGCGAAAGGCATCGACTCGGGTACAATTGAAGTTATGGTACTGGGAAAAGATGTTGATATTGCATACCTGACCCAACTGGGCACTAAAATGGAATCGTTATTGGATAAACAGATCAAAATCTACTTTGAAAGGCCAGTAAATGTTCAACAGCAGATTATCCTCTTTCAAAAGGAAGATCATTTCGGTAATTTTAAAGACTAG
- the rfbB gene encoding dTDP-glucose 4,6-dehydratase, whose protein sequence is MNKTILITGGAGFIGSHVVRQFVVNYPDYKIVNVDSLTYAGNLENLIDVEDAPNYIFEKVDITDRPRLRELFERHRPEGIIHLAAESHVDRSISDPLAFVNTNVIGTVNLLEEARSLWDDFEGKRFHHISTDEVFGALGEHGLFTEDTKYDPHSPYSASKASSDHFVRAYHDTYGLPIVITNCSNNYGPNHFPEKLIPLCISNILQNKPLPIYGDGRYTRDWLYVIDHARAIDLVFHRGQNASSYNIGGFNEWTNIDLVKELCKQMDEKLGREAGTSERLITYVKDRPGHDIRYAIDATKINAELGWKPSVTFQEGLSATIDWYLSNTEWLKKVTSGEYQRYYVEHYSK, encoded by the coding sequence ATGAATAAGACCATTCTGATAACGGGGGGCGCGGGATTCATCGGATCCCATGTTGTTCGCCAGTTTGTCGTTAACTACCCTGATTACAAAATTGTTAATGTGGATTCGTTGACCTATGCTGGAAATCTGGAAAATCTAATAGACGTTGAGGATGCACCCAACTATATTTTTGAGAAGGTAGATATAACCGACCGTCCGAGATTACGCGAACTGTTCGAGCGACATCGCCCTGAGGGAATTATCCATTTAGCGGCCGAGTCACATGTGGACAGATCAATTTCCGACCCCTTAGCGTTTGTCAATACGAACGTAATCGGAACGGTAAATCTATTGGAGGAAGCGCGATCCCTTTGGGACGATTTTGAAGGGAAGCGCTTTCATCATATTTCTACCGATGAAGTATTTGGAGCGCTAGGTGAGCATGGACTATTCACTGAGGACACTAAATACGATCCTCATTCTCCTTATTCAGCGTCGAAAGCATCCTCGGATCATTTCGTCCGAGCCTATCATGACACCTACGGACTTCCCATAGTGATTACCAATTGTTCTAACAATTACGGGCCGAATCATTTCCCTGAAAAGTTGATACCACTCTGCATTTCCAACATTTTACAGAATAAACCTTTGCCCATTTATGGCGATGGCCGATATACACGGGATTGGCTGTATGTTATCGATCATGCACGAGCGATTGATTTGGTCTTCCACAGAGGTCAAAATGCATCATCTTACAATATTGGAGGGTTCAACGAGTGGACAAATATTGACTTAGTGAAAGAGCTCTGTAAGCAGATGGACGAAAAGTTGGGGCGGGAAGCGGGAACATCGGAACGCTTAATTACGTATGTTAAAGATCGTCCGGGGCATGACATACGCTACGCGATCGATGCTACCAAGATTAATGCTGAACTTGGATGGAAACCATCGGTGACTTTCCAAGAAGGACTTTCTGCTACCATCGACTGGTATCTCAGCAATACGGAATGGCTCAAGAAAGTCACATCCGGGGAATATCAGCGGTATTACGTGGAACATTATTCAAAATAA
- a CDS encoding mannose-1-phosphate guanylyltransferase, translated as MSKIINVVLSGGVGSRLWPLSRKSKPKQYLPIFDGKSLFELTVERNHPLVSKVTLVGSIQNKDLAEPYLRNFNSDVIAEAAPRNTAAAIAFAAFHAEPDDILIVTPSDHLIEGEEEYQQAINQGIVFAQEGYIATFGIIPTRPETGYGYIEHEGNTVLSFREKPNEETARDFLKKESFLWNSGIFCFKAGVFLEELMRFEPKLYTAAETAFEYADNLVLDQEHSLQIPSKSIDYAVLERSDLIKVVPAKFRWSDMGAFDSLYAYFKEKGHPVDDRGNIVVGTDKYTAFVGLSNCMLINTDDAVLVLDRARAQDVKQVYESLEREGSPLI; from the coding sequence ATGAGTAAAATTATCAATGTGGTATTATCTGGAGGTGTTGGTTCAAGGTTGTGGCCACTTTCCAGAAAGTCGAAACCGAAGCAGTATTTGCCGATTTTTGACGGTAAGAGCCTGTTCGAGCTCACCGTGGAGCGGAATCATCCGCTGGTGTCCAAAGTAACGCTGGTAGGGTCTATTCAAAATAAAGATCTTGCTGAACCGTATTTACGTAACTTTAATAGCGATGTAATCGCTGAGGCGGCCCCACGGAATACGGCAGCAGCAATCGCTTTTGCTGCGTTCCATGCGGAACCTGACGATATCCTGATTGTGACGCCATCGGACCACCTGATCGAAGGGGAGGAGGAATATCAACAAGCGATCAACCAAGGGATTGTTTTCGCTCAGGAAGGTTATATCGCTACCTTTGGCATTATCCCAACACGGCCAGAAACGGGTTACGGCTATATTGAGCATGAGGGCAATACCGTATTGTCTTTCCGGGAAAAACCCAATGAAGAAACGGCGCGCGATTTCCTAAAAAAGGAATCCTTCCTGTGGAATTCTGGAATTTTCTGCTTCAAAGCGGGGGTGTTCTTGGAAGAGCTGATGCGATTCGAACCTAAGCTATATACGGCTGCGGAAACCGCATTCGAATATGCCGACAATCTCGTGCTGGATCAGGAGCACTCTTTGCAAATCCCCTCGAAGAGCATCGATTATGCGGTATTGGAGCGAAGCGACTTGATTAAGGTGGTCCCTGCAAAATTCCGATGGTCCGACATGGGTGCCTTCGATTCGTTGTACGCCTATTTTAAAGAAAAAGGGCATCCCGTTGATGATCGTGGCAACATTGTTGTAGGGACGGATAAGTACACGGCTTTCGTCGGTCTCTCGAACTGCATGTTGATCAACACGGACGATGCAGTACTGGTGCTGGACAGAGCGCGTGCACAAGATGTCAAACAGGTCTATGAATCCTTAGAAAGAGAAGGTTCTCCTTTAATTTAG
- a CDS encoding tetratricopeptide repeat protein, which produces MFNKVRVQLVCGLIISMNGLKAQSAAELLDPAGFVTKYNTEFKGIGPRVYVLPAPRTKQEVLVDSYKEKTNFYDSIARQLDYQNLVEEFQLTSNAAFLKQQFQPYPSSPEKWTELINSLKKNNNTQLAVGLTNQYALETIKQKDVKKAISILGDALALVQNTAFRDDASVVQFNLSNAHLYQGSYAHADALQEQYLQRAVNDKSNIDQANSLVRVALIRAYQKEYQAAENSIIRRAIPLYNKMKDAQGKTKAWIQLAKIYQIQNKHTEAQWFLIQARELARSRNFKTDLPEIEYMLGYSKFIQQNYRIAKSELEHAKTLADQENNKVLQLAIHDKLGEIDMIMGNYDDAAEHLSHYWKLRKELF; this is translated from the coding sequence ATGTTTAACAAAGTGCGTGTGCAATTGGTCTGCGGGCTGATAATTTCGATGAACGGGCTGAAGGCCCAAAGTGCTGCTGAGCTACTGGATCCCGCGGGCTTCGTTACAAAGTACAATACCGAGTTCAAAGGTATTGGTCCTCGGGTATATGTCCTACCTGCTCCCAGAACCAAACAGGAGGTTCTGGTAGACTCTTATAAAGAGAAAACCAACTTCTACGACTCCATTGCCCGTCAGTTAGACTACCAAAACTTAGTGGAGGAGTTTCAGCTAACTTCCAACGCTGCATTTCTAAAGCAACAGTTCCAACCCTATCCAAGCAGCCCTGAAAAGTGGACCGAACTGATTAACTCATTAAAAAAGAACAACAACACGCAGCTTGCAGTGGGTTTGACGAACCAGTATGCGCTAGAAACGATCAAGCAAAAGGACGTGAAAAAAGCGATTAGCATTTTGGGGGATGCGTTAGCCTTGGTTCAAAACACTGCATTCCGTGACGATGCTAGTGTGGTTCAATTCAATCTTTCCAATGCTCATTTGTATCAGGGAAGCTATGCGCATGCCGATGCCCTTCAAGAACAGTATCTGCAGCGAGCAGTCAACGACAAAAGTAATATTGACCAAGCGAATTCCTTGGTTCGAGTAGCGTTGATAAGAGCTTACCAAAAAGAATATCAAGCTGCCGAAAACAGTATCATTCGTCGGGCAATTCCGCTCTACAATAAAATGAAGGATGCCCAAGGCAAGACCAAAGCTTGGATCCAGTTAGCAAAGATCTACCAGATCCAAAACAAACATACCGAAGCGCAATGGTTTTTGATTCAAGCCCGAGAACTGGCTCGCTCACGTAATTTTAAAACGGACCTGCCAGAGATCGAATATATGCTGGGCTACTCCAAGTTTATACAACAGAATTATCGGATCGCAAAATCCGAATTAGAGCACGCGAAAACACTAGCGGATCAGGAAAACAACAAAGTGCTGCAGCTTGCCATTCACGATAAGCTTGGCGAGATCGACATGATAATGGGCAACTACGACGATGCTGCCGAACATTTGTCCCACTACTGGAAATTGCGCAAAGAACTATTCTAG
- the rfbA gene encoding glucose-1-phosphate thymidylyltransferase RfbA encodes MKGIILAGGSGTRLHPLTQVVSKQLLPVYDKPMIYYPLSVLMMAGIREILIISTPADLPNFRRLFGAGAQLGLSISYAEQPSPDGLAQAFIIGEEFIGDEDVCLILGDNIFYGAGLQQLLLDAKAKVCQQKQAVVFGYFVEDPERYGVVEVDQHGQVLSIEEKPTTPRSNYAVVGLYFYPNKVIQVAKEVQPSARGELEITDVNQSFLQQNKLHLQRLGRGFAWLDTGTHESLSEATEFIKTIEKRTSLKVACLEEIAILKGLVDKESVLRDINEKKGAYYDYVRRIAK; translated from the coding sequence ATGAAAGGAATAATTTTAGCAGGTGGCTCGGGAACGCGTTTGCATCCTTTAACCCAGGTGGTTTCTAAACAATTGTTGCCTGTGTACGATAAGCCGATGATCTATTACCCCTTATCGGTTTTGATGATGGCCGGTATACGCGAAATATTGATTATTTCCACACCAGCTGACTTGCCGAATTTTCGACGTCTTTTTGGCGCAGGTGCTCAGTTGGGGCTTTCCATCTCCTACGCGGAACAACCAAGCCCGGATGGATTAGCGCAAGCCTTTATCATTGGTGAAGAGTTTATCGGGGATGAAGATGTATGTTTGATCCTTGGTGATAACATCTTCTATGGAGCAGGCCTGCAGCAGCTTTTGCTTGATGCCAAGGCCAAAGTTTGCCAGCAGAAGCAGGCCGTGGTTTTCGGTTATTTCGTGGAGGATCCTGAACGTTACGGTGTGGTGGAGGTTGATCAGCATGGCCAAGTGCTGAGCATTGAGGAGAAGCCGACGACGCCGCGATCGAATTATGCTGTGGTCGGTCTTTATTTTTATCCGAACAAAGTCATCCAGGTTGCTAAGGAAGTCCAGCCATCAGCGCGGGGTGAGCTGGAGATTACAGATGTCAATCAGTCTTTTTTACAACAAAATAAATTACACCTGCAGCGGCTGGGGCGCGGATTTGCATGGCTCGACACCGGTACACATGAGTCCCTTTCTGAGGCAACTGAGTTTATTAAGACCATCGAAAAGAGGACCTCTTTAAAGGTCGCTTGTTTAGAAGAAATCGCAATTTTGAAAGGTCTGGTCGATAAAGAAAGTGTGCTGAGAGATATAAACGAAAAAAAAGGGGCCTATTATGATTATGTAAGACGGATCGCTAAGTAG
- a CDS encoding tyrosine-protein phosphatase, which yields MGFWNNLFGGKTKNEKTYLNKLSWITWDIHNHLLPGIDDGSPDVEQSIELIKGLKDLGIHKSVSTPHVMYGVHNNTPDTIQAAHRSLKNALRDNDIDFELNYSAEYMIDDQLDAIMTGDQLCSMPNKFVLIEMSYLSESKGLFATIKNLLERGYQPILAHPERYNYYHNNFKIFQEIKNAGCLLQLNLLSISKYYGEQVKTAALTLIRAGMYDFVGTDMHHTRHLEALKGVVLKYDVRELLRDCPIKNATMFETVQEKKIA from the coding sequence ATGGGATTTTGGAATAATTTATTCGGAGGAAAAACAAAAAACGAAAAAACGTACCTAAATAAGTTGTCTTGGATTACTTGGGATATACATAACCACCTATTGCCCGGTATCGACGATGGAAGTCCCGATGTAGAGCAGTCTATCGAATTAATCAAGGGACTCAAAGACTTGGGTATCCATAAGTCAGTCTCCACACCACATGTCATGTACGGCGTTCATAACAACACCCCCGATACTATTCAAGCGGCTCATCGCTCCTTAAAAAATGCATTGAGGGATAATGATATCGATTTCGAGTTGAACTACAGCGCCGAATACATGATCGATGATCAGTTGGATGCGATCATGACAGGTGATCAGCTCTGTTCGATGCCCAATAAGTTCGTGTTGATCGAAATGTCCTATCTCTCGGAATCTAAAGGACTATTTGCAACGATTAAGAATTTACTGGAACGTGGATACCAACCCATATTAGCACACCCAGAACGCTATAATTATTATCATAATAACTTTAAGATCTTCCAAGAGATTAAGAATGCAGGTTGTCTGCTGCAACTCAACTTACTATCGATCAGTAAATACTACGGAGAGCAGGTAAAAACTGCGGCGCTAACATTGATTCGTGCGGGAATGTACGATTTTGTCGGCACTGATATGCACCATACCAGGCACTTAGAAGCCCTGAAAGGGGTAGTTTTGAAGTATGATGTTCGAGAATTGCTACGCGATTGTCCTATTAAGAATGCGACTATGTTCGAAACGGTACAGGAAAAAAAAATTGCTTAA
- a CDS encoding exonuclease domain-containing protein, which produces MSNTFTSIDFELATAKYSSVCAVGIVNVVDGIIANEFYSLVRPPENKYMWQTSRVHGIKPKHTESAPTFIELFPQIDGLLQGQAMVAHDELLDRSVLKETMAFYNLSYKDLALPPMWECTSKIYRALGFERTKLSICCQIMGVTLQHHDALSDARATAELYLRKDLVKNNLKIG; this is translated from the coding sequence ATGTCAAATACATTTACAAGTATAGATTTTGAATTAGCAACCGCGAAATACAGTAGCGTATGCGCAGTGGGGATTGTGAATGTCGTTGATGGAATCATCGCTAACGAATTCTACAGCTTGGTTCGACCACCAGAGAATAAATATATGTGGCAAACTTCCCGGGTGCACGGCATCAAGCCGAAACACACCGAAAGTGCACCTACTTTTATCGAACTTTTTCCGCAGATCGATGGTTTACTACAGGGACAGGCTATGGTGGCACATGATGAATTGTTGGACCGCTCGGTACTTAAAGAGACGATGGCGTTTTACAACTTGTCGTATAAGGACTTGGCGCTCCCACCAATGTGGGAATGTACCAGTAAAATATATCGTGCCTTAGGTTTCGAAAGAACTAAGCTGAGTATTTGTTGTCAGATCATGGGCGTTACATTACAGCACCATGATGCATTGTCCGATGCCCGAGCTACGGCAGAGCTGTACCTGAGGAAAGATCTAGTAAAAAACAATTTAAAAATCGGTTAA
- the rfbD gene encoding dTDP-4-dehydrorhamnose reductase, whose protein sequence is MMDQHPRATVLLIGSGGQLGSELKVLLENSNRYHSVFLDRQLLPLDEVDQIQSRLAAYEPQYIINAAAYTAVDKAEEEYQTANLVNHLAVKEIAMYAERAGCHFLSISTDYVFDGQNSRPWREEDPVGPINVYGKTKALGEMAILQENPNAIIIRTSWVYSWYGNNFVKTMLRLFSEKEELSIVDDQLGSPTYAKDLAEVVKHIIDGETWVPGIYHYANEGQLSWYEFAMAIKKELEFTCLLKPVSSDAYPTAASRPKFSVLDKSKIKVTFGIQIPQWEASLKEMLAERNHEKR, encoded by the coding sequence ATGATGGACCAGCATCCTAGAGCAACTGTTTTGTTGATTGGCTCCGGCGGGCAATTGGGTTCAGAGCTGAAGGTTTTACTGGAAAATTCTAACCGATACCATAGCGTGTTCCTAGATAGACAGCTCCTTCCTCTAGATGAGGTCGATCAGATTCAGTCGCGACTAGCGGCTTACGAGCCGCAGTATATCATCAACGCTGCTGCGTATACCGCGGTGGATAAAGCAGAAGAAGAGTACCAGACGGCTAACCTCGTCAATCATCTCGCCGTGAAAGAGATAGCCATGTATGCGGAGCGCGCTGGCTGCCATTTCCTTTCCATCTCTACGGACTATGTGTTCGACGGACAGAACAGTCGGCCATGGAGAGAAGAAGATCCTGTAGGTCCGATCAATGTATACGGGAAGACGAAAGCCTTGGGAGAAATGGCTATTCTCCAGGAGAACCCCAATGCCATTATCATAAGAACTTCCTGGGTATATTCTTGGTATGGAAATAATTTTGTAAAGACAATGCTTCGACTGTTTTCGGAAAAGGAGGAGCTGTCCATTGTGGACGATCAGCTAGGCAGTCCTACCTATGCCAAGGATCTTGCCGAAGTCGTAAAACACATCATCGATGGTGAAACATGGGTGCCAGGAATTTACCACTACGCAAATGAAGGGCAATTATCTTGGTATGAATTCGCCATGGCCATCAAGAAAGAGTTAGAATTCACATGTTTGTTGAAGCCTGTGTCCAGTGACGCATACCCAACCGCTGCTAGTCGCCCAAAGTTCTCTGTCTTAGATAAATCAAAAATAAAAGTTACTTTTGGGATTCAGATACCGCAGTGGGAAGCCAGCTTGAAAGAAATGCTGGCAGAGCGGAACCATGAAAAAAGGTAA
- a CDS encoding replication-associated recombination protein A, producing the protein MTTRIPLAERMRPRTLEDYVGQKHIIGEGAVLRNAIDQQLIPSMIFWGPPGVGKTTLALLVAKALDRPFYSLSAIQSGVKEVREVIEKAEQLKQFNQEQPILFIDEIHRFSKSQQDSLLGAVERGTVTLIGATTENPSFEVISALLSRCQVYVLEELTKDDLVHIVDKALVEDEFLRGEHIEIQEYEALLQLSGGDARKLLNILELVSQAASHSKQAVTNDFVARHVQQNRVRYDKSGEQHYDIISAFIKSIRGSDPNAAVYWLARMIEGGEDPKFIARRLLILASEDIGNANPNALLLANNCFQAVNVIGWPESRIILSQTVTYLASSAKSNAAYEAINKAQAIVKQTGDLSIPLHLRNAPTKLMKELDYGAGYKYAHAFAGNFVDQEYMPDQLRGLTLYEPGKNASEEKLRQALRERWKGKYGY; encoded by the coding sequence ATGACAACGAGAATTCCTTTGGCTGAACGTATGCGTCCGCGAACGCTCGAAGATTATGTCGGCCAAAAGCATATAATTGGAGAGGGTGCGGTCCTCAGAAATGCTATCGATCAGCAGCTCATTCCGTCGATGATCTTTTGGGGTCCTCCAGGGGTGGGCAAAACGACACTAGCCTTGTTGGTAGCCAAAGCTTTGGATCGACCATTCTACAGCTTGAGCGCAATTCAGTCCGGTGTGAAGGAGGTACGGGAAGTGATTGAGAAGGCCGAACAATTGAAACAATTTAATCAGGAGCAGCCCATTCTTTTCATCGATGAGATCCATCGATTCTCTAAATCGCAGCAAGATTCGCTGCTGGGAGCCGTGGAGCGTGGAACCGTGACGCTGATTGGCGCGACAACAGAAAACCCTTCGTTCGAGGTCATCTCTGCCTTGCTTTCTCGATGCCAAGTATATGTGCTGGAGGAGTTAACAAAAGACGATTTGGTGCATATCGTTGATAAAGCGCTCGTGGAAGACGAATTCCTTCGTGGCGAGCATATTGAAATTCAGGAATACGAAGCACTGCTGCAGCTATCTGGTGGCGATGCCCGAAAGCTGCTAAATATTTTAGAGTTGGTCAGCCAGGCGGCGAGCCATTCAAAACAGGCTGTCACTAACGATTTTGTAGCGCGCCATGTACAACAGAATCGCGTTCGCTACGATAAGTCCGGTGAACAGCACTATGACATCATTTCCGCATTCATCAAATCCATCCGTGGTTCGGATCCGAACGCGGCGGTGTACTGGCTGGCCCGGATGATCGAGGGCGGTGAAGACCCTAAGTTTATTGCCCGGCGGTTATTGATCTTAGCGTCCGAGGATATCGGTAATGCAAACCCGAATGCGTTGCTTTTGGCAAACAACTGTTTTCAAGCGGTGAATGTGATCGGCTGGCCGGAATCCCGAATTATTCTCTCGCAAACAGTAACTTATTTGGCCAGCTCTGCCAAAAGCAATGCTGCCTATGAGGCCATCAATAAAGCGCAGGCAATCGTCAAGCAGACTGGAGATCTTTCTATTCCGCTGCATTTGCGAAATGCCCCGACGAAATTGATGAAGGAGCTGGATTACGGAGCAGGCTATAAGTACGCCCACGCTTTTGCTGGAAACTTTGTCGATCAGGAATATATGCCCGATCAGCTGCGTGGCCTTACACTCTACGAACCTGGGAAAAACGCTTCAGAGGAGAAATTGCGTCAGGCTCTAAGGGAACGCTGGAAGGGAAAATATGGATATTAA
- a CDS encoding nucleotide sugar dehydrogenase, which translates to MRINKIACIGAGYVGGPTMSVIAQKNPHIQVTVVDLNVDRINAWNDENLEKLPVYEPGLDAVVGEARGRNLFFSTDVDQAISDADMIFISVNTPTKTYGKGKGQAADLKFIELCARQIADVATSSKVIVEKSTIPVRTAATIKSILDHTGKGLQFQVLSNPEFLAEGTAIQDLHHPDRILIGGEDQSAIKALKSIYEAWVPSERIITTNLWSSELSKLVANAFLAQRVSSINSISELCEATGANVEEVANAIGQDTRIGSKFLKASVGFGGSCFQKDLLNLVYIARSYNLNEVADYWDQVIKINDHQKTRFAEKIIQSMYNTVNGKKIAFLGWAFKKNTNDTRESAAIYVADHLLEERAQINVFDPKVQEHQIYKDLKELNTRSASENSELLTVMDDPYKACQAAHGIAILTEWDEFNDYDWKRIKDNMKKPAFVFDGRKLLDRKKLEDLGFVYYAIGE; encoded by the coding sequence ATGAGAATTAATAAAATAGCATGTATTGGCGCTGGATATGTCGGGGGACCGACCATGTCCGTTATTGCTCAGAAAAATCCACATATACAAGTTACGGTAGTTGACTTGAATGTGGATCGCATAAATGCTTGGAACGACGAGAACCTTGAAAAACTACCTGTCTATGAGCCAGGACTGGATGCGGTTGTAGGTGAGGCCCGAGGTAGAAATCTTTTTTTCTCGACCGATGTAGACCAGGCGATCTCGGATGCCGATATGATATTCATCTCGGTAAACACGCCGACAAAAACATACGGAAAAGGAAAAGGGCAGGCTGCCGATCTTAAATTTATCGAGCTTTGTGCTAGACAGATTGCAGATGTGGCCACATCCTCGAAGGTTATCGTGGAAAAATCGACCATCCCCGTGCGCACGGCAGCGACTATTAAGAGTATATTAGACCATACAGGAAAAGGGCTGCAATTCCAAGTGCTTTCGAATCCCGAGTTCTTGGCCGAAGGGACCGCAATACAGGATCTTCATCATCCGGACCGGATTTTGATCGGAGGAGAGGATCAAAGCGCAATAAAGGCGCTTAAATCAATCTATGAGGCCTGGGTTCCTTCAGAACGAATTATCACGACAAATCTTTGGTCATCCGAACTCTCGAAGTTAGTGGCTAATGCGTTTTTAGCGCAACGGGTATCTTCGATTAACTCCATATCGGAGCTTTGCGAGGCTACAGGAGCGAATGTGGAGGAAGTAGCAAATGCGATCGGTCAGGATACTAGAATAGGTTCTAAATTTTTGAAAGCATCGGTCGGATTTGGTGGTTCGTGTTTTCAAAAGGATTTATTAAATTTAGTATATATTGCCAGATCTTATAACCTGAATGAAGTTGCCGATTATTGGGATCAAGTAATCAAAATCAATGACCACCAAAAAACGAGATTTGCAGAAAAGATTATTCAATCGATGTATAATACAGTAAATGGCAAGAAAATTGCTTTTCTGGGGTGGGCGTTTAAAAAAAACACAAACGATACAAGAGAATCAGCTGCGATTTATGTCGCTGATCATCTATTAGAGGAAAGAGCGCAAATTAATGTGTTTGATCCAAAAGTTCAGGAGCATCAGATTTATAAGGACTTAAAGGAATTAAACACTCGTTCAGCATCTGAAAACAGCGAATTGTTGACAGTGATGGACGATCCTTACAAAGCTTGCCAAGCTGCACACGGAATAGCAATCCTGACTGAATGGGATGAATTTAATGACTACGATTGGAAGAGAATTAAGGACAATATGAAAAAACCTGCTTTTGTTTTTGATGGACGGAAGCTGTTGGATAGAAAAAAGCTGGAAGATTTAGGTTTTGTCTATTATGCTATTGGAGAATAA
- a CDS encoding PLDc N-terminal domain-containing protein: MVLLGIFSQSIMLIFALAIMYIVVFSIYHIVTNDKLDPYQKVVWIIVILIGNILASIIYLIIHNRAKFNAKWKF; encoded by the coding sequence ATGGTACTACTTGGCATATTCTCCCAATCAATCATGCTAATTTTTGCGTTGGCTATTATGTATATAGTTGTATTTTCTATATATCACATCGTTACAAACGATAAACTAGATCCATATCAAAAAGTTGTTTGGATAATTGTGATTCTTATAGGTAACATTTTAGCGAGCATAATTTATTTAATAATTCATAATAGAGCGAAGTTTAACGCTAAATGGAAGTTTTAA